The Helicobacter canis genomic sequence TTCTATGGCTTGCTCTTGGGCGAAAATGCGTCTTTTGAGCTTGGATTCTAGGGATTTGACTTGTGATCGCTCGCTGGCATTTATCTGGGATTTGGGGATATGGTAGGTTTTGGCTATGGTGTGTTCGACATCTTTTTGCGTGATTACGCGCTTTAATGGGGCATTAAGCGTGAGACTCGCTCCCACTTCATCAAGTAGGTCGATCGCCTTATCCGGGAGAAATTTGTCATTGATATAGCGGTGGGATAGATCTAGGCAGGCTTGCAGCGCGCTCTCATCATAGCTGATATTATGATAGCTCTCATACAATGGCTTAAGCGCGTGCAAAATCTCTAAGCAGGATTCTAGGCTTGGCTCTTTTATATCTATCGTGCAAAAGCGGCGCGAAAGGGCTTTGTCCTTGCCAAAGGTGCTTTTATACTCGCTAAAGGTGCTAGCCCCAATGCACTTAAATGTCCCATTTGCTAGTGCGGGTTTTAGCAAATTTGCCGCATCCATTGTGCCGCCCATAGTCCCCCCAGCCCCTACAAGCGTGTGGATCTCATCGATAAAGACAATGACATTATCTAGCTCTTCTATCTCTGCTAGCACACTTTTTAGCCGCTTTTCAAAATCTCCTCTATACTTACTCCCAGCCACCATAGCCCCCAAATCAAGCGCATAGACTTGCGCGTTTTCTAGCTTTTTGGGCACGCGATTTTGTGTGATAGCAAGGGCTAGCCCCTCTACTATGGCAGTTTTGCCCACTCCCGGCTCGCCTAGCAAAATGGGGTTGTTTTTCTTCCTGCGGCAGAGGATTTCACACATTCTTTGTAGCTCATCATCGCGCCCGATGAGAGGGTCGATTTTCCCTGCACTAGCTAGGGTGTTTAGATTTTTGGCAAATAGCTCTAGGGCTTTTTGCCGCCTTGTGCCAAAGCTCCTAGAGGTAGAAAAATCCTTGCTAGATTCTTGGCTAGAATCCTGACTAGAATCTGGGGCTGGAATATTTTGCAAAATATCTAAGCGCGTGATATTAGCGGCTTTAAGGAGCTTGGCGCAGTAGCTGTCTTTTTCCTCAATGGCAAATGCCAAGAAGTCCCATAGCTCTATATGCTCATCGCCAGAAGATCGCGCGTGGTTTAGCATCGCTTCAAACACGCGGTGCAAGGCTAGAGTTTCCTTAGGTAGAGAAATATTAGCATTTGTAGGGATATGGTGGGTGAGATAAGCACGCAGGGGCTTTGTCAGCTCGCTTGTGCTGATCTCACAAAATGGCTGCAAAAACTCCCTGCCACTTGGGTGCTCTAAAAGGCTTAAAAATATATGCTCGATTGTCAAATACTCGTGCTGGGATTCTCTAGCGATTTTTACAGCGCGGTTAATGATGTCTTTAAAAACGGGGCTTGTCATTATGCTAGATGGATTCTGTGAAGATTTTGAGCGGGTAGGAGGCTTTTTTGGCAGCTTGGATTGTCTCTTGGGTCTTTGTCTCGCCGATGTCATAGGGATAGATCCCACACACACCCTTGCCGTGATTATGCACTTCAAGCATAATTTGCTGGGCTTCTATCAAGCTTTTGTGAAAAATACTTTGCAAAATCTCTACGACAAATTCTTGGGTGGTGTAGTTGTCATTTAGTAGCACGACACGCACCATTTTTGGCATCTCTAGCTCAATTAGGGCAGAAGTATTGCAGGCTTGCTGCGCACTAGATTCTGGCATTGGGCGATCCTTTTGTGATTTTGGGGATAATTGTAGCTAAAAAGTAGCATAAACTATGCTTAATCACCTAGAATCCACTTGCGTGGATTTGTGGATTGCCACGCCTTGCTGTCGCAAGGCTCGCAATAACAGAATGTGGGCATTTTTATCACAAATCCTAGAATCTACTTTTGCATAAGCGCGGTTAGGGCATTTCGCAAATAAGCGCGGTCTCTACGGATATGGTGTCATCAAGTGGCTTGTATAGGCGAAATGTATAGCCTAGATTCCACGACTCTATCAAGGGCTTAATGCCAAAAAAATCACTTGCTTGATGATAGATACTTAGTAGCATTGTGGGCTTTTGCGTGCAGATGGTGTGCTTGGCACCTTGTAGAAACTCCATTTCAAAGCCCTCTATATCGACTTTGATAAAGCCCACTTGGATATTGTGCTTTTGCACATACGAATCTAGCGTGATAACTTCTGTCATTTCGCTGTTTAAGTCATTTTGCTCTTTGATTAAATGCGCCCCAAGACCTCCGCCGCTAATGGCTAGCTTCTCTTCTCTTGCTCCTAGGGCGTTATTGATAGGGATAATGCGTGTGGTGTTGTTTAGGCGTAGGGTTGTAAGTAGCTTTTCATAGGTGCTTTTGCTCGCCTCAAAGCAGTGGATAGATTTTTGCGTATAGTCTTGAAAGA encodes the following:
- a CDS encoding ATP-dependent Clp protease adaptor ClpS gives rise to the protein MPESSAQQACNTSALIELEMPKMVRVVLLNDNYTTQEFVVEILQSIFHKSLIEAQQIMLEVHNHGKGVCGIYPYDIGETKTQETIQAAKKASYPLKIFTESI
- a CDS encoding AAA family ATPase, encoding MTSPVFKDIINRAVKIARESQHEYLTIEHIFLSLLEHPSGREFLQPFCEISTSELTKPLRAYLTHHIPTNANISLPKETLALHRVFEAMLNHARSSGDEHIELWDFLAFAIEEKDSYCAKLLKAANITRLDILQNIPAPDSSQDSSQESSKDFSTSRSFGTRRQKALELFAKNLNTLASAGKIDPLIGRDDELQRMCEILCRRKKNNPILLGEPGVGKTAIVEGLALAITQNRVPKKLENAQVYALDLGAMVAGSKYRGDFEKRLKSVLAEIEELDNVIVFIDEIHTLVGAGGTMGGTMDAANLLKPALANGTFKCIGASTFSEYKSTFGKDKALSRRFCTIDIKEPSLESCLEILHALKPLYESYHNISYDESALQACLDLSHRYINDKFLPDKAIDLLDEVGASLTLNAPLKRVITQKDVEHTIAKTYHIPKSQINASERSQVKSLESKLKRRIFAQEQAIEKLARAIKIAKANLTEPNRPIGSFLFSGPSGVGKTELAKELAKHLGMHFERFDMSEYSQAHSVATLIGAPAGYVGYENGGILVDKVRKNPHCVLVLDEIEKAHSDIYNILLQVMDNATLTDNMGNVAHFENTILILTSNVGSKDGNAIGFTKDSSLRQNAALKDTFSPEFRGRLDGIIHFSPLTKATYKKSPKRCLVI